From the Primulina tabacum isolate GXHZ01 chromosome 3, ASM2559414v2, whole genome shotgun sequence genome, one window contains:
- the LOC142539767 gene encoding uncharacterized protein LOC142539767, which produces MQNSKMDSERAIHKGGCHCKRVRWQVRAPKSVVAWQCNCTNCSMRGNTHFIVPSQQFEIDEDSKLFLTTYTFGTHTAKHTFCRVCGITSFYIPRSNPDGVAVTFKCVDPGTLTHVEIRKFDGSNWEGSYSQTGISTFSKMDA; this is translated from the coding sequence ATGCAAAACTCTAAAATGGACTCTGAGAGGGCAATACACAAAGGCGGATGCCACTGCAAGAGAGTGAGATGGCAAGTACGAGCTCCAAAGAGTGTTGTGGCCTGGCAATGCAATTGCACAAATTGCTCGATGAGAGGGAACACTCACTTTATCGTCCCATCGCAGCAGTTTGAAATAGACGAAGATTCTAAACTGTTTCTAACAACTTATACTTTTGGCACACACACAGCGAAGCATACATTCTGCAGAGTCTGTGGCATAACTTCATTCTATATCCCAAGGTCGAACCCCGATGGTGTTGCAGTTACATTCAAATGTGTAGACCCTGGAACACTGACTCATGTCGAGATCAGGAAATTTGATGGAAGTAATTGGGAAGGATCATACAGTCAAACGGGCATTTCGACGTTTTCGAAAATGGATGCATAA